The genomic DNA CAGACGCTTTCGGAAAATGTAATACTCCCGATTGCGGGGCTTATCATCACATTTATTCTTTGCTATGAACTAATCACAATGATAACAGAGAAAAACAATATGCACGATATTGACACATTTATGTTTTTCAAATTTTTGTTCAAGGCGTGCGCGGCGGTTGTAATCGCAACGCACACCTTTGACATTATTATGGGTGTGTTCGATTTGGCGCAGTACGTTGTCCGGCAAAGCTCCGGCGTGATAGGCTCAAATACAAGCGTCGATATTTCGTCGGCTATAACCGATATTCATTCAACGCTTGAAGCAATGAGCACGGGCGAGCTTGTTTTGCTTATGCTTGAATCGTCATTGATTAGCCTTTGTATGAAAATTCTATCCGTCTGCATTACCGTCGTAATATTCGGACGAATGATAGAAATTTACTTGTATAGCTCCGTCGGGGCAATTCCGTTTGCCACTATGACAAACCGTGAATGGGGGCAAATGGGAAACAACTATTTAAGAGGACTTGTCGCTCTCGGCTTTCAGGGCTTTTTCATAATGGTATGCGTCGGAATTTATGCGGCGCTGGTAAACAGCCTGACATTCACATCAGATATTCAGGCAACATTACTCAGCGTTGCGGCATATACCGTTGTTTTATGCTTTACCCTGTTTAAGACGGGCGGCATTTCAAAATCAATATTTAACGCGCATTAAGGAGGACGAAATGAAAAAATACAATATCATATATGCCGATCCGCCGTGAAAGTACAGGGGCGGGCTTCTGCGCGGCAGTCCGGCGAATCACTACCCCGTAATGACGGTTGAGGAAATTTGCGAATTGCCCGTACCAAAATTTGCGGCGGACGACTGCGTTCTGTTTATGTGGGCGACCTTCCCGAAATTAGAAGAAGCCTTTGAGGTTATTAAGGCTTGGGGCTTTAAGTACAGCACGGTTGCTTTCGTGTGGGTAAAGAAAAACAAAAAATCGGATAGCTGGTTTATGGGTATGGGCTGGTGGACGAGAAACAACGCTGAGGTTTGCCTCGTCGCAACAAGAGGACACCCGAAACGGATTTCAAGAAAAGTACATCAGCTCATAATCTCGCCCGTTGAGGAACACAGCAAAAAGCCCGATATAACGAGAGATAAGATAATCGAGCTTATGGGCGACCTGCCGAGAGTGGAACTGTTTGCAAGACAGGCGCCGCCCGGCTGGGACGTTTGGGGCAATGAAGTATTAAATGATGTTTGGATTGAGTAAAGGAGTGATAAATTTTGCCTTATGTACCCGTACCGAAAGACTTAAACACGGTCAAAACAAAGGTAGCCTTTAACCTTACAAAAAGGCAGCTCATATGTTTTTCGCTTGCGGCGGCGGTTGGCGTACCGATATATTTTCTGACAAGAGGAATACTCGGCACAACGGGAGCCGTTTTTCTTTTACTTGCGGCAGCGCTGCCGTTTTTCTTTTTTGCAATGTATGAAAAGAACGGACAGCCACTTGAAA from Qingrenia yutianensis includes the following:
- a CDS encoding VirB6/TrbL-like conjugal transfer protein, CD1112 family, coding for MDSIFEKITKAINDFLMSVIESSLSTMFNDVNEKVGTIAAEVGKTPQQWNASVFSIIQTLSENVILPIAGLIITFILCYELITMITEKNNMHDIDTFMFFKFLFKACAAVVIATHTFDIIMGVFDLAQYVVRQSSGVIGSNTSVDISSAITDIHSTLEAMSTGELVLLMLESSLISLCMKILSVCITVVIFGRMIEIYLYSSVGAIPFATMTNREWGQMGNNYLRGLVALGFQGFFIMVCVGIYAALVNSLTFTSDIQATLLSVAAYTVVLCFTLFKTGGISKSIFNAH
- a CDS encoding MT-A70 family methyltransferase; this translates as MRGSPANHYPVMTVEEICELPVPKFAADDCVLFMWATFPKLEEAFEVIKAWGFKYSTVAFVWVKKNKKSDSWFMGMGWWTRNNAEVCLVATRGHPKRISRKVHQLIISPVEEHSKKPDITRDKIIELMGDLPRVELFARQAPPGWDVWGNEVLNDVWIE
- a CDS encoding PrgI family protein, which produces MPYVPVPKDLNTVKTKVAFNLTKRQLICFSLAAAVGVPIYFLTRGILGTTGAVFLLLAAALPFFFFAMYEKNGQPLEKILKNYITTKYRKPQVRPYVTNNIYSAIEKQILLEQEVDKIVGTQKENHAFGRKAADVKTAKADSRRREKGKNAG